From a single Spongiibacter taiwanensis genomic region:
- a CDS encoding endonuclease/exonuclease/phosphatase family protein, with amino-acid sequence MKIITWNCNGAFRKKYHALAPLAADLLIIQECEDPSRSTAGYKEWAGDYLWLGESKNKGLGVFPRNGNTVQKLDWHGEFTIPGLRSASRSITWQTNELRLFLPFTVNHTITALAVWTKGKEDQAFGYMGQLWKYLQIHHSNLSKERTILIGDFNSNTRWDKPDRWWSHSDTVAELERLGLRSLYHHCSNENAGKESQPTLFLHRKQENPYHIDYAFLSADLLGAADIEVGRYEDWISLSDHMPLVVSFVS; translated from the coding sequence ATGAAAATCATCACGTGGAACTGTAACGGCGCTTTCAGAAAGAAATACCATGCCCTCGCGCCACTCGCCGCCGACCTTCTTATCATCCAAGAATGCGAAGACCCGTCACGATCAACGGCTGGGTACAAAGAGTGGGCTGGCGACTACCTTTGGCTGGGAGAATCGAAAAACAAAGGGCTTGGGGTTTTTCCGCGAAACGGTAACACAGTGCAAAAATTAGACTGGCATGGTGAATTTACAATCCCCGGCTTGAGAAGCGCCAGCCGAAGTATCACTTGGCAAACTAATGAGCTACGCCTATTTCTGCCGTTTACCGTTAATCACACCATCACCGCCCTGGCGGTATGGACGAAAGGCAAGGAAGATCAAGCCTTCGGTTACATGGGGCAGCTTTGGAAATACCTTCAAATCCATCACAGCAATCTGAGCAAGGAACGCACTATTCTTATTGGCGATTTCAACAGCAACACCCGATGGGACAAACCAGACCGCTGGTGGAGCCACTCGGACACGGTGGCAGAACTGGAAAGGCTGGGGCTCCGCAGCCTTTATCACCACTGCAGCAATGAAAATGCCGGGAAGGAATCACAACCAACGCTGTTCTTACACCGCAAGCAAGAAAATCCCTACCATATCGACTATGCCTTTCTTTCTGCAGACTTACTTGGCGCTGCCGATATCGAGGTGGGCCGATACGAAGACTGGATAAGCTTAAGCGATCATATGCCCTTGGTAGTTAGCTTCGTTAGCTGA
- a CDS encoding CFI-box-CTERM domain-containing protein, with the protein MRQQWTNSKSLRFFVVALIASAFPAISNADNAKQRFAANHPVESKISAQLRRLLPEPQVSSDASPRAVPTADPLFHQLRARASSRTGLPVEILLSDSQGFENYLQEQGLHAEYLSNDGRWAVVAVTAPGQMTTLAQWPAVISVNYAPPPITRRGAATSRAPKALAGDTLSSRLGVDGAGQIVGIVSDSFAHTGSVRDSNTSPAKGASGVLQGSKPQDSGDLPSQVVLLSDDVAGTDEGAAMAELVHDLAPGAAIAFHNAGQNRKAMADGIAALCDGNATVVVDDILFLTESVYQDDLPAIAIQNCVGKGIPYFAAAGNDADAGYRYLYNDAVPGTDEAGTQSAFPTGNDLHNWSPDQGTLDRFLGITLEPNSSLYVVLNWNQPNASVNSNNGAQIDMDLYVVTAPQLAALNPASADFYARGNNLQGTSGRPRGDANEVVLLETGSQAQTFFIAVEHFDGNQQSIPQNSSVPVEFRLFFTGDGGIAAAEYDFNGPSIWGHAWSNSTVSVGAVPWWEAPAFVPGSYTTVNIDPEGFSSRGGTVTFQFDRQGNYAGSPRQAPTLASIDGNNTTFLGVDSNLLPNEDGEPDGFPNFFGTSAAAPNAAAVSALLLEAYPGASVSQLIQALTDSAIDVDGRRAGAGDDDVTGAGLVDADAAAVRLAALLADDAGGDSGNGDTDNGSGSAAGGSSSGGSRSGGGGGGGCFIATAAYGSYMADDVRVLREFRDRVLLQSQWGTAFVKYYYRYSPAVANQIAASDSLRALTRWTLTPLVYSVKYPLAALMLGLLLIASLVGRKWRSAA; encoded by the coding sequence ATGCGGCAGCAATGGACCAATAGCAAATCTCTTCGTTTTTTTGTGGTGGCGTTGATCGCCAGTGCCTTTCCAGCGATAAGTAACGCAGACAACGCTAAACAACGCTTCGCTGCTAACCACCCCGTTGAGTCGAAGATCAGCGCCCAGTTGCGGCGCCTGCTGCCAGAGCCTCAGGTCAGTAGCGATGCGTCCCCCAGAGCTGTACCGACGGCTGACCCCTTGTTTCATCAGCTCCGTGCCCGTGCTTCCTCCCGCACCGGCTTACCGGTGGAAATTCTGCTGTCTGACTCCCAAGGCTTCGAGAACTACCTGCAAGAACAAGGCTTACACGCTGAGTATCTGAGCAATGATGGCCGTTGGGCAGTGGTTGCCGTTACCGCCCCCGGGCAAATGACTACGTTGGCCCAATGGCCAGCGGTGATCAGCGTAAATTACGCGCCGCCGCCGATTACCCGGCGCGGCGCGGCGACAAGCAGGGCGCCCAAGGCATTGGCTGGCGATACCTTGTCCAGTCGTCTCGGTGTTGACGGGGCGGGACAAATTGTCGGCATTGTATCCGACAGTTTTGCCCATACCGGGTCGGTTCGCGACAGCAATACCAGTCCTGCCAAAGGTGCCTCTGGTGTTCTACAGGGTAGCAAGCCCCAGGATAGCGGCGACCTGCCCAGCCAGGTGGTGCTATTGAGCGATGATGTTGCCGGCACCGATGAAGGGGCGGCAATGGCAGAGCTGGTACACGATCTGGCGCCGGGCGCGGCGATCGCATTTCACAACGCGGGGCAAAACCGAAAGGCCATGGCCGATGGTATAGCGGCGCTTTGTGATGGCAACGCGACGGTTGTGGTTGACGATATTCTATTCCTGACCGAGTCGGTCTATCAGGATGACCTTCCGGCGATTGCCATTCAAAACTGTGTCGGCAAGGGCATCCCGTATTTTGCCGCCGCTGGCAACGATGCAGACGCGGGTTACCGTTATCTCTATAACGACGCTGTGCCGGGCACCGACGAGGCGGGAACCCAGTCTGCATTCCCAACGGGCAACGACTTACACAATTGGTCTCCTGACCAGGGGACGTTGGATCGCTTCTTGGGGATTACGTTGGAGCCCAACTCGAGTCTGTATGTTGTGCTGAACTGGAACCAGCCCAATGCCTCGGTGAACAGTAATAACGGCGCCCAAATCGACATGGATTTGTATGTGGTCACCGCGCCACAACTCGCCGCATTAAATCCCGCCTCAGCAGATTTTTATGCGCGTGGAAACAACCTTCAAGGCACTTCGGGCCGCCCGAGGGGCGACGCCAACGAGGTGGTACTGCTGGAAACCGGGAGTCAGGCTCAGACCTTCTTTATCGCGGTGGAACATTTTGACGGGAACCAGCAGAGCATTCCGCAAAATAGTTCGGTGCCAGTAGAGTTCCGCCTGTTTTTTACCGGCGATGGCGGCATTGCCGCGGCGGAATACGATTTCAACGGCCCCAGTATCTGGGGGCATGCCTGGTCAAACAGTACCGTTTCGGTGGGGGCGGTGCCTTGGTGGGAAGCACCCGCTTTTGTTCCCGGTTCCTACACAACGGTGAATATCGATCCGGAGGGTTTCTCCTCCCGTGGCGGCACAGTGACCTTCCAGTTTGATCGTCAAGGCAACTATGCTGGTAGCCCCCGGCAGGCACCGACGCTGGCATCGATTGACGGCAACAACACGACTTTTTTAGGTGTTGATTCAAACTTATTGCCCAATGAAGACGGCGAGCCGGATGGCTTTCCCAACTTTTTTGGTACCTCTGCGGCCGCGCCAAATGCCGCGGCAGTTTCCGCTTTGTTACTTGAGGCCTATCCCGGCGCTAGCGTATCCCAACTGATTCAGGCCTTGACCGATAGCGCAATCGACGTTGATGGTCGCCGTGCCGGTGCTGGGGACGACGATGTGACCGGGGCCGGGCTGGTGGATGCCGATGCCGCGGCGGTTCGCCTCGCAGCGCTACTGGCTGATGACGCCGGCGGCGATAGCGGCAATGGCGATACAGACAATGGCTCGGGCAGTGCCGCTGGTGGTTCATCCAGCGGTGGCAGCCGCAGTGGTGGCGGAGGCGGCGGTGGTTGCTTTATTGCCACGGCCGCCTACGGTAGCTACATGGCTGACGACGTCAGGGTATTGCGGGAGTTTCGAGATCGCGTGCTCTTACAGAGCCAGTGGGGCACGGCCTTTGTGAAGTATTACTATCGTTACTCCCCGGCAGTGGCTAATCAGATTGCCGCGAGCGACAGTCTCCGCGCGCTGACCCGGTGGACACTGACCCCGCTGGTGTACAGCGTCAAATATCCTCTGGCCGCGCTGATGTTGGGGCTGTTATTGATTGCATCCCTCGTGGGCAGAAAATGGCGGAGCGCGGCCTGA
- a CDS encoding SOS response-associated peptidase has product MRAFISGLVCRQGFVSKTALSKVDKLVHFSNCRAFLGAPRPCLRPLVLLRGQRQTALMCGGYAIRNNRRRWDRLDGLVLGDEGEWLPSRNQVRPGEMVPIVTGEMSEISQREVLWGRVTRRHPRPLINARAETVFDKPTFKQAIRQRRCLVPADGWYEWVAEKTGPLTAAEARARGLTRAGKRRKFYRFSTDQPFWMAGIYGGAEVREGDDYRPVQSLIILTTAAWPQIAASGHHRQPILIDEQDCEQWLFESADTADGIKKLLLSRDYYGLEID; this is encoded by the coding sequence GTGCGCGCCTTTATCAGTGGCCTTGTCTGCCGCCAAGGCTTCGTCAGTAAGACCGCGCTTTCGAAGGTCGACAAGTTAGTACATTTCAGCAATTGCCGCGCCTTTCTCGGTGCACCGCGCCCTTGCCTCCGTCCACTTGTTCTGCTTCGCGGCCAGCGGCAAACTGCATTGATGTGCGGAGGCTATGCAATCAGAAATAATCGGCGGCGCTGGGATCGCCTAGACGGGCTGGTACTCGGTGACGAGGGGGAATGGTTGCCCTCCCGAAATCAGGTGCGCCCCGGTGAGATGGTGCCCATTGTCACTGGAGAAATGAGTGAGATCTCCCAGCGGGAAGTCCTGTGGGGCAGGGTGACGCGGCGTCACCCCCGGCCCTTGATCAATGCTCGGGCAGAAACGGTTTTCGACAAGCCCACTTTCAAACAGGCGATTCGCCAGCGTCGTTGTTTAGTGCCGGCCGACGGTTGGTACGAATGGGTGGCGGAAAAAACGGGGCCCCTGACTGCGGCCGAGGCTCGGGCAAGGGGTCTTACCCGGGCGGGTAAACGGCGCAAATTTTATCGTTTTTCAACAGATCAACCTTTCTGGATGGCTGGCATCTACGGAGGTGCGGAAGTGCGGGAAGGCGACGACTACCGTCCCGTCCAGTCGCTCATCATTTTGACAACAGCAGCCTGGCCTCAAATTGCTGCCAGCGGGCACCATCGGCAACCCATTCTCATTGATGAGCAGGACTGTGAACAGTGGTTGTTTGAATCCGCTGACACTGCTGACGGAATAAAGAAACTGCTTTTGAGCCGCGATTATTACGGCCTTGAAATTGATTGA
- the pgsA gene encoding CDP-diacylglycerol--glycerol-3-phosphate 3-phosphatidyltransferase — translation MNIPNALTLFRIILIPVFVVVFYLPFSLSYVVTAAIFGLAGITDWLDGYLARRLGQATPLGAFLDPVADKLMVAVALALLIERYDAWWFTLPATIIIGREIVISALREWMAELGKRTSVAVSYLGKIKTTVQIIAIIGLLLISPAHQGFLYFANLVFLYSAAALTLWSMCIYLRAAWPDLRSTAKD, via the coding sequence ATGAATATCCCCAATGCTCTAACGTTGTTTCGCATTATTCTGATTCCGGTTTTCGTTGTCGTTTTCTATCTGCCGTTCTCTCTGAGCTATGTCGTTACCGCTGCCATTTTTGGTCTTGCTGGCATCACCGATTGGCTGGATGGCTACCTGGCTCGGCGCCTTGGCCAGGCCACGCCGCTTGGGGCCTTTCTGGACCCGGTGGCTGACAAACTGATGGTGGCCGTTGCTCTGGCCCTATTGATCGAACGCTATGATGCCTGGTGGTTTACCTTGCCGGCGACCATCATCATTGGCCGGGAAATCGTCATTTCCGCCCTGCGTGAATGGATGGCGGAGCTGGGCAAGCGCACTAGCGTGGCGGTGTCTTACCTTGGCAAGATCAAAACGACCGTGCAGATTATTGCCATCATCGGACTGTTGTTGATCTCGCCGGCCCATCAAGGCTTTTTGTATTTCGCTAACCTGGTCTTCTTATACAGCGCGGCGGCCCTGACCCTGTGGTCCATGTGTATCTATCTGCGCGCCGCCTGGCCGGACCTGCGAAGTACCGCCAAGGACTAA
- the uvrC gene encoding excinuclease ABC subunit UvrC has product MSENASPKGFDHQRFLKEVTRKPGVYIMLDQAGKVLYVGKAKNLRNRLGSYFRASGLTTKTMALVNRIDQIEVTVTATEREALLLEQNLIKQYKPPYNILLRDDKSYPYIFLSDHRHPRLSLHRGSKRKKGRYFGPYPSAGAVRESLSWLQKVFKVRQCEDAYYRARSRPCLQYQIGRCTGPCVGKVSDEDYANDVHQTELFLSGKSDELRKELADEMEQRAANLEFEEAAELRDRISQLQEVQASQHIEGERGDLDIVAAVEEAGVVCLQLLYVRGGRVLGSRSYFPKSHLGEGLPEHIEAFLAQHYLTQVATMEVPREIICNIAPSDVALLADSLSDEAGRQVTITHKVRGGRAKWQALAVTAAEQNLRNRLASSSGIQRRYQALTEVLGLDSPPTRMECFDISHSSGEATVASCVVFDGEGPLKSDYRRMNIDGIEGGDDYAAMRQALTRRYKRVKNGELVLPDLLFIDGGKGQLSQAKAVMAELGIDNLLMVGVAKGSDRRAGLEVLIRSDSGREISLPDNSPALHLIQHIRDESHRFAVTGHKQRRDKARRQSSLEAIPGIGAKRRRELLRYFGGLQAVRDASVIDLQRVPGISEKIAQDIYDGLRGA; this is encoded by the coding sequence ATGAGCGAGAATGCGTCCCCCAAGGGGTTTGATCACCAGCGATTTTTAAAGGAAGTCACCCGCAAACCCGGGGTGTACATCATGCTGGATCAGGCGGGCAAAGTGCTTTACGTGGGTAAGGCCAAAAACCTGCGCAACCGCCTTGGCAGCTATTTTCGTGCCAGCGGGTTGACCACCAAAACCATGGCCTTGGTCAACCGCATTGACCAGATCGAAGTGACGGTGACCGCCACCGAGCGGGAAGCGCTGCTGCTCGAACAGAATCTGATCAAGCAGTACAAACCGCCGTACAACATTCTGCTCCGGGACGATAAGTCCTACCCCTATATATTTCTCAGCGACCATCGCCACCCCAGACTGAGCCTCCACCGGGGCAGCAAACGCAAAAAAGGGCGCTATTTTGGGCCTTACCCCAGTGCTGGTGCGGTGCGCGAGAGCCTCAGTTGGCTGCAAAAGGTGTTCAAGGTCCGTCAGTGTGAAGACGCTTACTACCGTGCCAGAAGTCGCCCTTGCCTGCAGTATCAGATCGGTCGATGCACTGGCCCCTGTGTTGGCAAGGTCAGCGATGAAGACTACGCCAATGATGTGCACCAAACCGAGCTGTTTCTCAGTGGCAAGAGCGACGAGCTGCGCAAGGAACTTGCTGATGAAATGGAGCAGCGGGCGGCGAATCTGGAGTTTGAAGAGGCCGCCGAGCTGCGCGACCGAATCAGCCAGTTGCAGGAAGTCCAGGCAAGCCAGCATATTGAGGGTGAGCGGGGGGATCTCGACATCGTCGCCGCGGTGGAGGAGGCCGGGGTAGTCTGCCTGCAATTATTGTATGTGCGCGGCGGCCGGGTGCTGGGGAGTCGCAGTTATTTCCCCAAGAGCCACCTCGGCGAAGGCCTGCCAGAGCACATCGAGGCATTTCTGGCGCAGCACTACCTGACCCAGGTTGCCACCATGGAAGTGCCGCGCGAAATTATCTGCAACATCGCGCCCAGCGATGTGGCTCTGTTGGCCGACAGCCTGAGTGACGAGGCGGGTAGACAAGTCACTATTACCCACAAAGTGCGCGGTGGCCGGGCCAAGTGGCAGGCCCTGGCAGTCACTGCCGCGGAACAAAATCTGCGTAACCGGTTAGCCTCTTCTAGCGGCATTCAGCGGCGCTACCAGGCGCTGACTGAGGTCTTGGGCCTGGACAGTCCGCCCACGCGGATGGAGTGCTTTGATATCAGCCATAGTAGTGGCGAGGCCACCGTGGCGTCCTGTGTGGTATTTGATGGCGAGGGGCCGTTGAAGTCGGATTACCGGCGCATGAACATTGACGGCATTGAGGGCGGTGACGACTACGCGGCGATGCGCCAGGCCCTGACCCGACGGTATAAGCGGGTAAAAAATGGCGAGCTGGTGCTGCCTGATCTGCTTTTTATCGATGGCGGTAAAGGCCAGCTGAGCCAGGCAAAGGCGGTGATGGCTGAGCTTGGCATCGACAATTTGCTGATGGTTGGTGTCGCCAAGGGCAGTGATCGACGCGCTGGCCTGGAGGTGCTGATTCGCAGTGATAGCGGGCGCGAAATTTCCCTGCCGGATAACAGCCCGGCCCTTCACCTGATTCAACATATTCGTGATGAATCCCACCGCTTTGCGGTTACCGGTCACAAGCAGCGCCGGGACAAGGCGCGTCGTCAGTCCAGCCTGGAGGCCATTCCCGGTATTGGCGCCAAGCGGCGGCGGGAGTTATTGCGCTACTTCGGTGGTCTGCAGGCCGTGCGAGATGCCAGTGTGATCGATTTGCAGCGGGTGCCGGGGATCAGTGAGAAGATCGCCCAGGATATTTACGACGGATTGCGTGGCGCTTGA
- the uvrY gene encoding UvrY/SirA/GacA family response regulator transcription factor: MITVLVADDHAMVRTGIVRMLDDAPDISVVGQACSGEDAISQCRELQPAVVLMDVRMPGIGGLEATRKLCQVAPNSRIVAVSAYDQEPMPSRLIKAGAAGYVSKEASEDEILTAIRQVAKGRRYLSPVVAQAMALRPFEVEGATPFDSLSDREMQICLMIANCHKVQDIADHLHISAKTVNSYRYRMFEKLGISGDVELTHMAIRHGLIDATSL; this comes from the coding sequence ATGATCACCGTTCTGGTAGCAGATGACCACGCTATGGTTCGCACCGGCATCGTTCGGATGCTGGACGACGCGCCGGATATTTCGGTTGTCGGACAGGCGTGTAGTGGCGAGGACGCCATCAGCCAGTGCCGGGAATTGCAGCCGGCGGTGGTACTGATGGATGTGCGCATGCCGGGTATCGGTGGGCTTGAGGCAACGCGCAAGCTTTGCCAAGTGGCGCCAAACAGCCGGATTGTGGCGGTGAGTGCCTATGATCAGGAGCCCATGCCGAGCCGGCTGATCAAGGCCGGGGCGGCGGGATATGTCAGCAAGGAAGCGTCCGAGGACGAAATTCTGACGGCGATCCGGCAAGTCGCCAAGGGGCGCCGGTACCTGAGCCCGGTGGTGGCCCAGGCCATGGCGCTGCGGCCCTTTGAAGTGGAAGGGGCGACCCCCTTTGACAGTTTGTCGGACCGGGAAATGCAGATTTGCCTGATGATAGCCAACTGCCACAAGGTTCAGGACATTGCCGACCATCTGCATATTTCTGCCAAAACCGTGAACAGCTATCGCTACCGTATGTTTGAGAAACTGGGCATCAGTGGCGATGTGGAGTTAACGCACATGGCAATCCGGCACGGCCTCATAGACGCCACCAGCCTGTAG
- the murB gene encoding UDP-N-acetylmuramate dehydrogenase — translation MTLLEDVSLQEFNTLSIPARAAYFAEVVSAADIERILANPALATLPRLVLGGGSNIVLRGDFPGVVLHIALRGIEVEENGTQRLLKVAAGENWDALVRHCLAQGWYGIENLISIPGSAGAAPIQNIGAYGVELADVLVAVSGWDLNTQQWRRLSAEQCQLGYRTSVFKAAMQDRFIITEIELRLSTEAQPNVSYAALNEVLSDSESVTPESVAEAVAAVRASRLPDYRTEPNAGSFFKNPIVSAGRASVLKQQFPQLVTWPMADGRVKLAAAWLVEQCGWKGRRQGEVGIHPRQAIVLVNYGRAKGAEVLALAEAIQHSVAETFGVSLEIEPRLY, via the coding sequence ATGACCCTGCTCGAAGACGTTTCACTGCAGGAATTCAACACCCTGAGTATTCCGGCCAGGGCGGCGTATTTTGCCGAGGTCGTGTCTGCGGCTGATATAGAGCGCATTTTGGCCAATCCCGCGCTGGCGACCTTGCCGCGGCTGGTGCTGGGGGGCGGCAGTAACATTGTGCTGCGAGGCGATTTTCCCGGGGTGGTGCTACACATTGCACTGCGGGGCATTGAGGTTGAGGAAAACGGGACGCAGCGCTTGCTCAAGGTGGCAGCAGGTGAAAATTGGGACGCATTGGTTCGTCATTGTTTAGCGCAAGGCTGGTATGGCATCGAAAACCTGATATCGATTCCGGGGTCGGCAGGCGCCGCACCCATTCAGAATATCGGCGCATATGGCGTGGAGCTGGCGGATGTCCTGGTTGCCGTCTCCGGCTGGGATCTCAACACCCAGCAATGGCGCCGGCTGAGTGCCGAGCAATGCCAGCTCGGCTACCGTACCAGCGTGTTCAAAGCGGCAATGCAGGATCGTTTTATCATTACCGAAATCGAGCTGCGCCTCAGCACCGAGGCACAGCCTAACGTCAGTTATGCGGCCCTGAATGAGGTCTTGAGCGATAGCGAATCGGTGACACCGGAATCGGTGGCGGAGGCGGTAGCGGCGGTGCGGGCGTCCCGACTACCGGATTATCGCACCGAACCCAATGCCGGCAGTTTTTTCAAAAATCCGATTGTCAGCGCCGGTCGGGCCTCGGTGCTGAAGCAGCAGTTTCCCCAGTTGGTAACGTGGCCGATGGCCGACGGGCGCGTGAAGCTGGCGGCGGCCTGGTTGGTAGAGCAGTGTGGCTGGAAAGGACGACGTCAGGGAGAGGTCGGAATTCATCCGCGTCAGGCAATTGTGTTGGTGAACTACGGCCGGGCAAAGGGCGCGGAGGTATTGGCGCTGGCTGAAGCCATACAGCATTCAGTAGCGGAAACCTTTGGCGTCAGTCTCGAGATTGAGCCACGCTTGTACTAA
- a CDS encoding low molecular weight protein-tyrosine-phosphatase — protein sequence MSQAVLFVCLGNICRSPTAHGVFQNMVDRAGLTQQITIDSAGTGDWHIGHPPDRRMTAAAQARNIDLTPLRARQVSVDDFHDFDLILAMDRSNLSDLLTMKPGHCRATVKLFLDYADSPLQEVPDPYYGGPEGFETVLDLVEDGARGLLGELQRGALE from the coding sequence ATGAGTCAGGCAGTGCTGTTTGTTTGTCTTGGCAATATTTGTCGGTCGCCCACTGCCCACGGCGTCTTTCAGAACATGGTGGATCGCGCTGGATTAACTCAGCAAATCACCATTGACTCAGCCGGTACGGGTGACTGGCATATCGGGCACCCCCCTGACCGGCGCATGACCGCGGCGGCCCAGGCGCGCAACATTGATTTAACGCCGTTGCGTGCCCGTCAGGTTAGCGTGGACGACTTTCACGACTTTGATTTGATTCTGGCGATGGACCGCAGCAACCTCAGCGATCTGCTGACGATGAAACCCGGCCATTGCCGGGCGACAGTCAAGCTCTTCCTCGATTACGCCGACTCACCCTTGCAGGAAGTGCCAGACCCGTACTATGGCGGCCCGGAGGGGTTCGAAACCGTGCTGGATTTGGTCGAAGACGGTGCCCGCGGTCTGCTGGGTGAGTTGCAGCGGGGCGCCCTGGAGTAA
- the kdsB gene encoding 3-deoxy-manno-octulosonate cytidylyltransferase, with product MSFTVIIPARYASTRLPGKPLQDIGGKPMIQHVWERARASDAARVVIATDHAGVADACASFGGEVCMTREDHESGTDRLQEVVSKLGLDDSEIVVNVQGDEPLIPPALINQVAANLAAHPGAGIATLGEPIDDEATIFNPNAVKVVVSQAGYALYFSRAPIPWCRDEWAGGEHSLPAGVPFLRHIGIYGYRVGFLHQFVRWPMGQLEQAEKLEQLRAMENGVSIHIEPAAMAMPAGVDTPADLERVRGLLAGAGQ from the coding sequence ATGTCGTTTACTGTGATTATTCCGGCCCGCTACGCCTCAACTCGGCTGCCCGGCAAGCCACTGCAAGATATTGGCGGCAAGCCCATGATCCAGCATGTGTGGGAGCGGGCGCGCGCCAGTGACGCGGCCCGCGTGGTGATTGCCACCGATCATGCAGGGGTGGCCGATGCGTGCGCCAGTTTTGGCGGCGAAGTGTGCATGACTCGGGAGGATCACGAGTCTGGCACCGACCGACTACAGGAGGTGGTCAGCAAGCTGGGGTTGGACGATAGCGAGATCGTCGTTAATGTGCAGGGCGACGAGCCACTGATTCCGCCGGCGCTGATCAATCAGGTCGCTGCCAACCTGGCAGCTCACCCCGGTGCGGGTATTGCCACCCTTGGCGAGCCGATTGATGACGAGGCCACTATTTTTAACCCAAACGCGGTCAAAGTGGTGGTGAGTCAGGCGGGCTATGCCTTGTACTTCAGTCGCGCCCCTATACCCTGGTGCCGGGATGAGTGGGCTGGCGGCGAGCACTCCCTGCCAGCGGGCGTGCCTTTTCTTCGCCATATTGGCATTTACGGTTATCGGGTGGGATTTCTACATCAGTTTGTTCGTTGGCCGATGGGGCAGCTGGAGCAAGCCGAAAAGCTCGAACAACTGCGAGCGATGGAAAACGGCGTGAGTATTCATATTGAACCGGCCGCGATGGCGATGCCGGCGGGGGTCGACACACCCGCTGACCTGGAACGGGTGCGAGGGTTGCTAGCGGGGGCAGGGCAATGA